In a single window of the Gossypium hirsutum isolate 1008001.06 chromosome D02, Gossypium_hirsutum_v2.1, whole genome shotgun sequence genome:
- the LOC107909905 gene encoding MLP-like protein 31, protein MASSALISKLEADVEIKASPKQFHEMFAHKPHHVHHTCYDKIQGCDLHEGEWGKVGTIVHWSYVHDGKAKKAKEVVEAVDPDKNLVTFRVIEGDLMEEYKSFVITIQVSPKSEGSGSVVHWTLEYEKLHGGIAHPETLLQFVQDISKDIDAHLTQAS, encoded by the exons ATGGCGTCTTCAGCTCTGATAAGTAAGCTTGAGGCAGATGTAGAGATTAAGGCTTCTCCTAAGCAGTTCCATGAAATGTTTGCCCACAAACCGCACCATGTGCACCATACTTGTTATGACAAGATTCAAGGATGCGATTTACATGAAGGTGAATGGGGGAAAGTCGGTACCATTGTCCATTGGAGTTATGTGCATG ATGGAAAGGCTAAAAAGGCAAAGGAAGTAGTGGAAGCAGTAGACCCTGATAAGAATTTGGTCACTTTCAGAGTGATCGAAGGAGATCTAATGGAAGAGTATAAGAGCTTTGTAATCACGATTCAAGTTTCGCCCAAGAGCGAGGGTAGTGGCAGCGTAGTGCACTGGACTTTGGAATACGAGAAGCTGCACGGTGGGATTGCGCATCCTGAGACTCTGCTGCAATTCGTTCAAGATATCTCTAAAGACATTGACGCCCACCTCACCCAAGCAAGCTAA